In Aedes albopictus strain Foshan chromosome 3, AalbF5, whole genome shotgun sequence, the following are encoded in one genomic region:
- the LOC134290476 gene encoding uncharacterized protein LOC134290476, whose translation MLRNLPPSCKRSLLQAINDIWASGALPAEWKHSLVVLIPKGTGPENKTSSYRPIALTSCASKIMEKMVNRRLVEHLETNGHLDHRQHAFRAGRGTGTFLAELGQTLDYALDSNQHIELISLDLAKAYNRAWTPDVLERLARWGITGNLLQFLKDFLVGRTFQVIVGNNQSSPHDEETGVPQGSVITVTIFLVAMRGIYQTIPRGVFLKVYADDITLIVVGMHPKAIRRKAQAATTAVGKWAAKAGFDISAAKSGRLHICAENHQPPRKPITLNQEAIPTKKTLKTVGVTLDRHLTLQAHFDQVKKSCKSRLNLLRSISGKRTRSDRATYLRVADAIIGSRITRAIRTISGLLPSTSADAACAEAGVLPFRHKVALTTCNRAIGFLEKSRENGQGCFLAEQANLALQTAANATLPPVAGLHRLGPRSWSARAPEVDNTIKKRFRRQAQPQQVQAHFHERIRKRYHNWAIRYSDGSKVGERVGEGVHGTEHEQHHRLPAECSVFSAEAAGIFQAITAPRDRPVLVVTDSQSAISAIESPKAKHPFIQGVQAELDSAEHLTALMWIPGHCGIRGNERADDLAGIGRNSPLLTRKTPAEDVKKWVRDTIWRSWSDEWRRNRILFLRKSKPSTGPGEDLPNRREQTVLSRLRSGHTRVSHSMTTNSSGFHRQCEICVTSNTVEHFLCTCPVYEALRQMHQVTDVPRSLANDKVNERQVINYLKEAGLFDNI comes from the exons ATGCTCAGAAATCTACCTCCCAGCTGCAAGCGCAGCCTGCTGCAAGCAATAAACGACATTTGGGCTTCGGGCGCGCTCCCGGCCGAATGGAAGCACAGCCTGGTGGTTCTGATCCCGAAAGGCACCGGACCAGAAAACAAGACATCCAGCTACCGGCCGATCGCGCTAACCAGCTGCGCCTCCAAAATAATGGAGAAAATGGTGAACCGTCGACTAGTGGAGCACCTGGAGACCAACGGCCACCTAGATCACCGGCAGCACGCTTTCCGGGCCGGACGCGGCACCGGCACTTTTCTAGCAGAGCTAGGTCAGACCCTGGACTACGCGCTAGACAGCAACCAGCATATCGAGCTAATTTCCCTCGACCTGGCCAAGGCTTACAACCGGGCATGGACCCCCGACGTCCTGGAGAGGTTGGCCCGATGGGGCATCACCGGGAATCTACTccagttcctgaaggatttccttgtcgGAAGGACGTTCCAGGTGATCGTCGGGAACAACCAAAGCAGCCCACACGACGAAGAAACCGGAGTACCACAAGGATCGGTAATTACGGTCACCATCTTCCTGGTGGCCATGCGCGGAATCTACCAGACCATCCCAAGGGGCGTATTCCTCAAGGTGTACGCCGACGACATCACCCTGATTGTGGTCGGAATGCACCCGAAGGCCATAAGGAGGAAAGCCCAAGCAGCCACCACCGCCGTCGGCAAATGGGCCGCCAAAGCCGGATTCGACATCTCCGCCGCCAAGTCTGGGAGGTTGCATATCTGCGCGGAAAACCACCAGCCGCCACGGAAACCCATCACCCTAAACCAGGAGGCCATCCCCACCAAAAAGACTTTGAAGACCGTTGGCGTCACCCTGGACCGGCATCTCACCCTGCAGGCCCACTTCGACCAGGTCAAGAAGAGCTGCAAGAGCCGTTTAAACCTTCTTCGGAGCATCTCAGGCAAAAGAACCCGGAGCGACAGAGCCACCTATCTGAGGGTCGCCGACGCTATCATTGGCAGCCGGATAAC CCGGGCCATTAGAACCATTTCCGGCCTGCTCCCCTCAACCTCCGCAGACGCAGCATGCGCCGAAGCTGGCGTTCTGCCCTTTCGGCACAAAGTCGCGCTGACCACCTGCAACCGAGCCAtcggttttttggaaaaatcccgggagaacgGGCAAGGCTGCTTCCTCGCCGAGCAAGCAAACCTGGCCCTCCAAACCGCGGCCAACGCCACACTTCCCCCGGTGGCTGGTCTCCACCGGCTTGGGCCGAGAAGCTGGTCGGCCAGGGCACCCGAAGTTGACAACACGATCAAGAAACGTTTCAGACGGCAGGCTCAACCTCAGCAAGTTCAAGCACATTTCCACGAAAGGATAAGAAAACGGTACCACAATTGGGCGATCCGGTACAGCGACGGCTCCAAGGTAGGCGAACGAGTGGGAGAGGGAGTTCACGGTACCGAACATGAACAACACCACCGACTCCCGGCGGAATGTTCGGTCTTCTCGGCTGAAGCTGCAGGGATTTTCCAAGCAATAACAGCCCCAAGAGACCGACCCGTACTTGTTGTGACTGACTCACAGAGCGCTATCTCAGCAATCGAGAGCCCAAAAGCGAAACACCCCTTCATTCAGGGCGTCCAGGCAGAATTAGATTCCGCCGAACACCTGACAGCTCTAATGTGGATCCCCGGGCACTGCGGAATTCGCGGAAACGAGCGAGCCGACGATCTGGCTGGCATCGGCAGGAACAGCCCTCTCCTTACACGGAAAACCCCAGCAGAAGACGTGAAAAAGTGGGTCAGGGACACCATATGGCGGTCCTGGTCCGACGAATGGAGGCGGAACAGGATTCTGTTCCTACGAAAATCTAAACCATCCACGGGGCCCGGCGAAGACCTGCCAAACCGGCGGGAACAAACTGTCCTCTCTCGGCTCAGATCGGGACACACTCGGGTGTCACATAGTATGACCACCAACAGCTCCGGCTTCCACCGACAATGCGAAATCTGTGTCACATCAAACACGGTCGAGCACTTCTTGTGCACCTGCCCAGTTTACGAGGCCCTCCGTCAGATGCACCAGGTGACAGACGTCCCCAGGTCACTGGCCAACGACAAAGTCAACGAGCGCCAAGTAATCAACTACCTCAAGGAAGCTGGCCTCTTTGACAACATTTGA
- the LOC134290477 gene encoding uncharacterized protein K02A2.6-like, translating into MSNIPIPAPLRLDGDKEEAIGIFKLQWKYYALATELATKPAAQQVATLMAVIGADAVMMIDELPLTTAQKASPDAILEEVRKHLVPQRDVRVERAEFNTICQQEGEKNEDFVKRMKRKVKKCGYSDAQQEEVLKDRMIAGIESHQMRKELLKAGNISVADMVKRVKDHQEIEELAKKYERMAPNREESRNTFKVTATKKMEKQCRYCGGDHVPEKMKCPAFGKKCLECGRKNHFKIVCWRKNKKKQAKRYVRRVVDSSGESDDSDTEECEFVDIAKIDDCKDAGKIMVQLKVVVGQKKTTPFEIQVDTGARVNVVCQRDLERLMPGHSLSHTKIKLRCYSGKIITPMGQIDLLIKLKNGTKQLTFIVVKKDRPPLLSSQSAMDLGIIQVHDMYSLSTLQQECDKILSKYKDVFEGDGKFDGKFKIEIDNSITAVQQKPRRIPLAYLPELKAKIEELEKKEIVEPVNRHMDWLCNLVLVKKGSKLRLCLDPTELNRAVKRANHQIPTIEEMLPDFAKAKVFTVLDAKNGFWHLELDEPSADLTAFWTPMGVYRWKRMPFGISLAPEVYQKAQQQVIAGLRGVRCIADYVIVFGCGDTIEEAMLDHNRNLEAAMQRFRERRLKLNRSKARVALSSVPFFGHILTDKGVKPDPSKISAVLNIPEPSDKKQLMTFLGLITYLGRFMPMLADVSAPLRRLTREDVDFEWDKEAADAFAQIKRLVTQTPILRYYDPSEPLTIQCDASQLGVGCVLLQGGRPIAYASRTLTKTEKNYASIERECLAIVFACKQHDQYVAGRKLLIETDHKPLEDIFRKPITEAPLRLQKMRMTLQRYDIDVRYRKGKEMYIADLMSRTATERQASGSDADVIHVEKVDAAFSEIASVNVVELINLSDDRFEEIATETRKDQTLCNLMRVLIEGWPERKEELRDELLPYRTFQNDLTTFRGVIFKGDRILVPKSLRKKYIEKLHVAHLGIDYTLRAARESLFWPGMADQICNYVRNCEICMEFSSSQCRPPMTTHQIPEYPFQRVNIDLGEIKQGGEKVVMMVTADSFSDFIEVDFINDTKTKTIVAACKRNFARHGTPQVVVTDNGPQFDNEEWSRFAKDWSFAHVTSSPYHAQGNGKAESAVKSMKQLFKKCGKSGADFWQALQQHRNTPNAIGASPNQRIFSRSTRGVVPMITNKLQPQQASRVEERIAHKRKVVKASYDKRVKELPDLRVGENVIIQRRPDATKQWEQATLVRKFPDQSCEVQTKDGGVYRRSAVHVKPGCSNKPNTTLNEDPVKQPSVTDRQSDDHRSQEVPVEDRRKMVFERRDYKTVSGRPSGASVPEGQSQAADFEKQQGIDEQRELTSIPETRPRREVRKPSKFADYKM; encoded by the coding sequence ATGTCAAATATTCCGATTCCGGCACCTCTGAGATTGGACGGTGACAAGGAAGAAGCCATTGGCATCTTCAAACTCCAATGGAAGTACTATGCCTTGGCCACGGAGCTGGCCACGAAACCGGCAGCACAACAAGTGGCAACGCTGATGGCCGTCATTGGAGCGGATGCGGTGATGATGATTGACGAGCTTCCACTGACTACGGCCCAAAAGGCATCACCGGATGCAATCTTGGAAGAGGTGCGAAAGCATCTGGTGCCGCAGAGAGATGTTCGAGTGGAACGAGCAGAGTTCAACACGATTTGTCAACAAGAAGGCGAAAAAAATGAAGATTTTGTGAAGAGGATGAAAAGAAAAGTGAAGAAGTGTGGCTATAGTGACGCTCAGCAGGAAGAAGTTTTGAAGGATCGGATGATCGCTGGCATCGAGAGCCATCAGATGCGGAAAGAGCTCTTGAAAGCCGGGAATATATCGGTAGCGGACATGGTGAAGAGGGTGAAGGATCATCAGGAGATCGAAGAGCTGGCCAAGAAATACGAAAGAATGGCACCGAACAGGGAGGAATCGAGAAATACGTTCAAGGTGACTGCTACGAAGAAGATGGAAAAGCAATGTCGGTATTGCGGTGGAGACCATGTGCCGGAGAAGATGAAATGTCCGGCCTTCGGAAAGAAGTGCCTCGAATGTGGGAGGAAGAATCATTTCAAGATTGTTTGCTGGAGGAAGAACAAAAAGAAGCAGGCTAAACGATATGTTCGCCGAGTCGTGGACAGTTCGGGGGAATCCGACGATTCCGACACCGAAGAATGTGAATTCGTGGACATTGCTAAAATCGATGACTGCAAAGATGCTGGCAAGATAATGGTCCAACTGAAAGTCGTCGTGGGGCAGAAGAAAACCACACCATTCGAAATACAAGTTGACACCGGTGCAAGGGTTAACGTAGTGTGCCAGAGAGACTTGGAACGACTGATGCCAGGTCACAGTTTGAGCCACACGAAAATCAAATTGAGATGCTATTCCGGTAAAATCATTACGCCAATGGGGCAGATTGACTTGCTGATCAAGCTGAAGAACGGCACGAAGCAATTGACGTTCATTGTGGTGAAGAAAGATCGACCACCGCTGTTGTCGTCACAGTCAGCAATGGATCTAGGCATCATCCAGGTACATGACATGTACAGCCTCAGCACGCTTCAGCAAGAATGCGATAAGATCTTGAGTAAGTACAAAGACGTGTTTGAGGGTGATGGTAAATTCGATGGAAAATTCAAAATCGAAATTGATAATTCTATTACAGCGGTACAGCAAAAGCCCCGGCGTATTCCTCTGGCATACCTTCCAGAGCTCAAGGCCAAAATTGAGGAACTAGAGAAGAAGGAAATAGTAGAACCGGTTAACAGACACATGGACTGGCTGTGCAACTTGGTGCTGGTTAAAAAAGGAAGCAAACTACGTCTTTGTTTGGATCCAACGGAGCTAAACCGAGCCGTCAAAAGGGCCAACCATCAAATACCAACTATAGAAGAGATGCTACCGGATTTTGCGAAGGCTAAGGTCTTCACAGTACTGGACGCCAAAAACGGGTTCTGGCATCTGGAGCTGGACGAACCAAGCGCGGATTTGacggcattttggacaccgatggGCGTGTATCGCTGGAAGCGGATGCCGTTTGGAATATCGTTGGCACCCGAAGTATATCAGAAAGCTCAGCAGCAGGTCATCGCGGGTCTCCGTGGAGTACGTTGTATTGCTGACTATGTCATTGTGTTCGGATGCGGTGACACCATAGAAGAGGCGATGTTGGACCACAACCGGAATTTGGAGGCAGCAATGCAGAGGTTCCGGGAGCGACGATTGAAGCTAAACCGATCGAAGGCAAGAGTGGCGCTATCGTCGGTGCCGTTCTTTGGTCACATTTTGACAGACAAAGGAGTGAAACCGGATCCGAGCAAGATTTCCGCTGTTTTGAATATTCCAGAACCGTCAGACAAGAAGCAGTTGATGACATTCCTAGGATTGATAACATACCTGGGGCGCTTCATGCCCATGCTAGCAGATGTGAGCGCTCCGTTGAGAAGATTGACACGAGAAGACGTCGATTTTGAATGGGACAAAGAAGCAGCGGATGCCTTTGCGCAAATCAAGCGTTTGGTCACGCAAACGCCCATACTTCGGTATTACGATCCATCCGAGCCCCTGACGATTCAGTGTGATGCAAGTCAACTCGGTGTTGGATGTGTCCTGCTGCAAGGCGGTAGGCCGATTGCATATGCGTCAAGGACACTGACTAAAACGGAAAAGAACTATGCGTCAATCGAACGTGAATGTCTGGCCATCGTATTTGCGTGCAAACAGCATGACCAGTATGTTGCAGGACGAAAACTTTTGATCGAGACGGACCACAAACCGTTAGAGGACATCTTCAGGAAGCCGATTACCGAAGCACCTTTGAGACTGCAAAAAATGAGGATGACTTTGCAGAGGTACGACATCGACGTACGCTACAGGAAAGGAAAAGAGATGTATATTGCTGACCTGATGTCCAGGACCGCCACAGAGAGGCAAGCAAGTGGTTCCGATGCGGATGTTATACACGTGGAAAAAGTGGATGCTGCTTTCAGCGAAATAGCCAGCGTGAATGTAGTCGAACTAATCAACCTTTCTGACGACAGATTCGAGGAAATAGCTACCGAAACCAGAAAGGACCAAACCCTGTGCAACCTGATGAGAGTCTTAATAGAAGGCTGGCCAGAAAGAAAAGAAGAGTTGCGTGACGAATTACTACCCTATAGAACGTTCCAGAACGACCTCACAACGTTTCGAGGAGTGATCTTCAAAGGAGACCGCATTTTGGTACCAAAAAGCCTCCGGAAGAAGTACATTGAAAAGCTGCATGTTGCGCACCTGGGAATTGACTACACGTTGCGGGCTGCTCGAGAGTCTTTGTTCTGGCCAGGCATGGCGGATCAAATCTGCAATTACGTGCGCAACTGCGAGATTTGTATGGAATTCAGTTCCAGCCAGTGCCGGCCCCCAATGACGACACACCAGATACCGGAGTACCCATTTCAGCGAGTGAACATTGACTTGGGCGAGATCAAACAAGGTGGTGAGAAAGTTGTTATGATGGTTACGGCAGATAGCTTTTCGGACTTCATCGAAGTAGATTTCATCAACGACACCAAAACGAAAACCATCGTCGCGGCTTGCAAGCGCAATTTTGCAAGACATGGTACGCCGCAAGTGGTAGTTACTGACAATGGGCCGCAGTTCGACAACGAAGAGTGGAGCAGGTTTGCGAAGGATTGGAGTTTTGCGCATGTGACATCATCCCCATATCACGCTCAAGGAAATGGCAAGGCTGAATCAGCAGtaaaatccatgaagcaattgttCAAGAAGTGTGGAAAAAGCGGGGCGGATTTTTGGCAAGCACTGCAGCAGCATCGCAACACACCGAATGCGATCGGGGCCAGTCCTAATCAACGAATTTTCTCGAGAAGCACACGTGGGGTAGTACCAATGATCACGAACAAGCTACAACCGCAGCAAGCTTCACGCGTTGAGGAACGGATTGCACACAAGAGAAAGGTAGTCAAGGCAAGCTACGACAAAAGGGTTAAGGAGCTTCCAGATTTGCGGGTCGGTGAAAATGTTATCATTCAGCGAAGACCTGACGCTACTAAGCAGTGGGAACAAGCAACGCTAGTGAGAAAATTCCCAGACCAATCTTGCGAAGTACAAACGAAGGATGGCGGAGTTTACAGAAGAAGTGCAGTTCACGTTAAACCGGGATGCAGCAACAAGCCTAATACTACACTTAACGAGGATCCAGTAAAGCAACCAAGTGTAACGGACCGCCAGAGTGATGATCATCGGTCCCAGGAAGTCCCAGTTGAGGATCGAAGGAAGATGGTATTCGAGAGACGTGATTACAAGACCGTTAGCGGCAGGCCTAGCGGTGCATCCGTTCCAGAGGGCCAGTCGCAAGCGGCAGATTTCGAGAAACAACAGGGTATCGACGAACAACGAGAACTAACATCGATTCCTGAAACTCGACCTAGGAGGGAGGTCAGAAAACCATCAAAGTTTGCAGATtacaaaatgtaa